From Glycine soja cultivar W05 chromosome 4, ASM419377v2, whole genome shotgun sequence, the proteins below share one genomic window:
- the LOC114409932 gene encoding probable inactive leucine-rich repeat receptor-like protein kinase At3g03770 isoform X1, which produces MGFHDLVLLFCSAWCVFYVGSCSAQLQSSQTQVLLQLKKHLEYPKQLEIWRDRWTDLCSISSSGQVNVTCKDNFVTELTILGDKPTKGRDFDGFANPNQTLSESFSMESFVATLARLTSLRVLSLVSLGMWGPLPDRIHRLYALEHLDLSSNYLYGSIPPKICTMVNLQTLRLGDNFFNGTISSLFSSSNNLTVLSLKSNRLKGPFPLSIPSVITLTEIDMSCNQISGRLQDLTDLSSLEQLDLRENRLDSKLPAMPKGLISLFLSRNSFSGEIPEHYGQLDRLQKLDVSFNSLTGTAPAELFSLPNISYLNLASNMLNGPLHNHLRCSSQLRFVDISYNRLVGDLPSSLSTKSENRVVKSDGNCLSGSVQHQHAVSYCTETHAKKKSYRVGIFVGLIVGILAIIVVLALTIVITCKRYFPWGVSEQHLLHKTVQDSSYAAGISSELLTNARYVSEAAKLGREDLPTCRSYSLEELKEATNNFDNSTFMGENIYGKLYRGKLESGIQVVIRSLPLSKKYSIRNFKLRLDLLAKLRHPHLVSLLGHCMDGAVGENNEANVFLIYEYVSNGTFQTYLSGDSPGKVFNWSERLSVLINIAKAVHFLHTGMIPGFFKNRLKTNNILLNENWMAKLSDYGLSVISEETDASGVKGESPDSWQMKMLEDDVYSFGFILLEALVGPSLSAKSEVNVLNVMASFNSQDGWKQIVDPVVQATCSKESLLVVISITNKCISSESWSRPSIEDVLWNLQYASQIQATPDGDQRI; this is translated from the exons ATGGGGTTTCATGACTTGGTTTTGCTATTCTGTTCAGCTTGGTGTGTGTTTTATGTGGGTAGTTGCAGTGCTCAGTTGCAATCTTCTCAGACCCAAGTGCTTCTCCAGCTGAAAAAGCACTTGGAGTACCCAAAACAGTTGGAAATATGGAGAGATCGTTGGACAGATCTTTGCTCTATTTCTTCTTCTGGGCAAGTGAATGTCACATGCAAGGACAATTTTGTCACTGAGCTCACAATCTTGGGTGATAAACCAACAAAGGGTAGAGATTTTGATGGGTTTGCCAATCCAAATCAAACACTATCAGAGAGCTTCTCCATGGAGTCTTTTGTGGCTACTCTGGCAAGGTTAACCAGCCTTAGAGTCCTTAGTCTTGTCTCTTTGGGCATGTGGGGACCACTCCCTGATAGAATTCACAGACTCTATGCACTTGAACATTTGGACTTGAGTTCCAATTATCTTTATGGATCAATCCCTCCAAAGATTTGCACAATGGTGAACCTTCAAACTCTTAGATTGGGTGATAACTTCTTTAATGGTACCATCTCAAGCTTGTTCAGTTCATCAAACAATCTCACAGTTCTTAGTTTGAAGAGTAACAGGTTGAAGGGTCCATTTCCACTTTCAATCCCTAGTGTCATCACCCTAACTGAAATTGACATGTCATGCAATCAAATATCAGGGAGATTGCAAGATTTAACTGATTTGAGTAGCTTGGaacaactagatttaagggAAAACAGGTTAGACTCTAAACTACCTGCAATGCCAAAAGGGTTGATAAGTCTTTTCCTCAGCAGAAACTCTTTCTCAGGTGAAATTCCCGAGCACTATGGTCAACTAGATAGGCTTCAGAAGCTTGATGTTTCCTTCAATTCACTCACAGGCACTGCTCCTGCTGAACTTTTTTCTTTGCCTAACATTAGTTACTTGAATTTGGCATCCAACATGTTGAATGGACCACTCCATAATCACCTAAGATGTAGCAGTCAACTCAGATTTGTTGACATATCATACAATAGATTGGTGGGGGACTTGCCTTCCTCACTCAGCACTAAATCAGAAAATAGAGTTGTTAAGAGTGATGGAAACTGTTTATCTGGGAGTGTGCAGCATCAGCATGCAGTATCCTACTGCACAGAAACTCATGCGAAGAAGAAATCATACAGAGTTGGAATTTTTGTTGGTCTCATTGTGGGAATTCTTGCAATCATTGTGGTTTTGGCTTTGACCATTGTTATAACTTGTAAAAGGTATTTCCCTTGGGGGGTGTCAGAGCAGCACCTATTGCATAAAACAGTTCAAGATAGCAGCTATGCAGCAGGAATCTCCTCTGAGCTTCTCACAAATGCAA GGTATGTTTCTGAAGCCGCAAAGTTAGGCAGAGAGGACCTCCCCACATGTCGGTCATATTCCTTGGAAGAGCTAAAGGAAGCCACAAATAACTTTGACAACTCCACTTTTATGGGTGAGAATATATATGGGAAG CTTTACAGAGGAAAATTGGAGAGTGGAATACAGGTTGTAATAAGGTCCCTGCCTTTGTCAAAAAAgtattcaattaggaatttcaAACTGAGGTTGGATTTGCTTGCAAAGCTGCGTCACCCTCATTTGGTATCCCTCTTAGGGCACTGCATGGATGGTGCTGTAGGAGAGAATAATGAGGCTAATGTCTTCCTCATTTATGAATACGTGTCAAATGGGACTTTTCAGACTTATCTCTCTG GAGATAGTCCAGGCAAGGTTTTCAATTGGTCAGAGCGATTGTCAGTACTAATTAACATTGCTAAGGCTGTCCACTTCCTACACACTGGCATGATACCTGGTTTCTTCAAAAACCGACTTAAGACCAACAATATCTTGCTGAATGAGAATTGGATGGCAAAGTTGAGTGACTATGGATTGTCCGTTATATCAGAAGAAACTGATGCAAGTGGG GTAAAAGGAGAAAGTCCTGATTCATG GCAAATGAAAATGTTAGAGGATGATGTTTATAGCTTTGGATTCATACTACTCGAGGCACTTGTTGGACCTTCATTATCAGCTAAAAGTGAAGTAAATGTGCTGAATGTAATG GCATCTTTCAATAGTCAAGATGGTTGGAAACAGATTGTGGACCCAGTTGTGCAAGCTACATGCTCTAAAGAGTCTCTATTAGTTGTTATTTCCATAACAAACAAATGTATATCTTCTGAGTCATGGAGCCGACCATCCATTGAGGATGTCCTTTGGAACCTTCAGTATGCATCTCAAATTCAGGCAACACCTGATGGGGATCAGAGAATTTGA
- the LOC114409932 gene encoding probable inactive leucine-rich repeat receptor-like protein kinase At3g03770 isoform X2, whose protein sequence is MGFHDLVLLFCSAWCVFYVGSCSAQLQSSQTQVLLQLKKHLEYPKQLEIWRDRWTDLCSISSSGQVNVTCKDNFVTELTILGDKPTKGRDFDGFANPNQTLSESFSMESFVATLARLTSLRVLSLVSLGMWGPLPDRIHRLYALEHLDLSSNYLYGSIPPKICTMVNLQTLRLGDNFFNGTISSLFSSSNNLTVLSLKSNRLKGPFPLSIPSVITLTEIDMSCNQISGRLQDLTDLSSLEQLDLRENRLDSKLPAMPKGLISLFLSRNSFSGEIPEHYGQLDRLQKLDVSFNSLTGTAPAELFSLPNISYLNLASNMLNGPLHNHLRCSSQLRFVDISYNRLVGDLPSSLSTKSENRVVKSDGNCLSGSVQHQHAVSYCTETHAKKKSYRVGIFVGLIVGILAIIVVLALTIVITCKRYFPWGVSEQHLLHKTVQDSSYAAGISSELLTNATAKLGREDLPTCRSYSLEELKEATNNFDNSTFMGENIYGKLYRGKLESGIQVVIRSLPLSKKYSIRNFKLRLDLLAKLRHPHLVSLLGHCMDGAVGENNEANVFLIYEYVSNGTFQTYLSGDSPGKVFNWSERLSVLINIAKAVHFLHTGMIPGFFKNRLKTNNILLNENWMAKLSDYGLSVISEETDASGVKGESPDSWQMKMLEDDVYSFGFILLEALVGPSLSAKSEVNVLNVMASFNSQDGWKQIVDPVVQATCSKESLLVVISITNKCISSESWSRPSIEDVLWNLQYASQIQATPDGDQRI, encoded by the exons ATGGGGTTTCATGACTTGGTTTTGCTATTCTGTTCAGCTTGGTGTGTGTTTTATGTGGGTAGTTGCAGTGCTCAGTTGCAATCTTCTCAGACCCAAGTGCTTCTCCAGCTGAAAAAGCACTTGGAGTACCCAAAACAGTTGGAAATATGGAGAGATCGTTGGACAGATCTTTGCTCTATTTCTTCTTCTGGGCAAGTGAATGTCACATGCAAGGACAATTTTGTCACTGAGCTCACAATCTTGGGTGATAAACCAACAAAGGGTAGAGATTTTGATGGGTTTGCCAATCCAAATCAAACACTATCAGAGAGCTTCTCCATGGAGTCTTTTGTGGCTACTCTGGCAAGGTTAACCAGCCTTAGAGTCCTTAGTCTTGTCTCTTTGGGCATGTGGGGACCACTCCCTGATAGAATTCACAGACTCTATGCACTTGAACATTTGGACTTGAGTTCCAATTATCTTTATGGATCAATCCCTCCAAAGATTTGCACAATGGTGAACCTTCAAACTCTTAGATTGGGTGATAACTTCTTTAATGGTACCATCTCAAGCTTGTTCAGTTCATCAAACAATCTCACAGTTCTTAGTTTGAAGAGTAACAGGTTGAAGGGTCCATTTCCACTTTCAATCCCTAGTGTCATCACCCTAACTGAAATTGACATGTCATGCAATCAAATATCAGGGAGATTGCAAGATTTAACTGATTTGAGTAGCTTGGaacaactagatttaagggAAAACAGGTTAGACTCTAAACTACCTGCAATGCCAAAAGGGTTGATAAGTCTTTTCCTCAGCAGAAACTCTTTCTCAGGTGAAATTCCCGAGCACTATGGTCAACTAGATAGGCTTCAGAAGCTTGATGTTTCCTTCAATTCACTCACAGGCACTGCTCCTGCTGAACTTTTTTCTTTGCCTAACATTAGTTACTTGAATTTGGCATCCAACATGTTGAATGGACCACTCCATAATCACCTAAGATGTAGCAGTCAACTCAGATTTGTTGACATATCATACAATAGATTGGTGGGGGACTTGCCTTCCTCACTCAGCACTAAATCAGAAAATAGAGTTGTTAAGAGTGATGGAAACTGTTTATCTGGGAGTGTGCAGCATCAGCATGCAGTATCCTACTGCACAGAAACTCATGCGAAGAAGAAATCATACAGAGTTGGAATTTTTGTTGGTCTCATTGTGGGAATTCTTGCAATCATTGTGGTTTTGGCTTTGACCATTGTTATAACTTGTAAAAGGTATTTCCCTTGGGGGGTGTCAGAGCAGCACCTATTGCATAAAACAGTTCAAGATAGCAGCTATGCAGCAGGAATCTCCTCTGAGCTTCTCACAAATGCAA CCGCAAAGTTAGGCAGAGAGGACCTCCCCACATGTCGGTCATATTCCTTGGAAGAGCTAAAGGAAGCCACAAATAACTTTGACAACTCCACTTTTATGGGTGAGAATATATATGGGAAG CTTTACAGAGGAAAATTGGAGAGTGGAATACAGGTTGTAATAAGGTCCCTGCCTTTGTCAAAAAAgtattcaattaggaatttcaAACTGAGGTTGGATTTGCTTGCAAAGCTGCGTCACCCTCATTTGGTATCCCTCTTAGGGCACTGCATGGATGGTGCTGTAGGAGAGAATAATGAGGCTAATGTCTTCCTCATTTATGAATACGTGTCAAATGGGACTTTTCAGACTTATCTCTCTG GAGATAGTCCAGGCAAGGTTTTCAATTGGTCAGAGCGATTGTCAGTACTAATTAACATTGCTAAGGCTGTCCACTTCCTACACACTGGCATGATACCTGGTTTCTTCAAAAACCGACTTAAGACCAACAATATCTTGCTGAATGAGAATTGGATGGCAAAGTTGAGTGACTATGGATTGTCCGTTATATCAGAAGAAACTGATGCAAGTGGG GTAAAAGGAGAAAGTCCTGATTCATG GCAAATGAAAATGTTAGAGGATGATGTTTATAGCTTTGGATTCATACTACTCGAGGCACTTGTTGGACCTTCATTATCAGCTAAAAGTGAAGTAAATGTGCTGAATGTAATG GCATCTTTCAATAGTCAAGATGGTTGGAAACAGATTGTGGACCCAGTTGTGCAAGCTACATGCTCTAAAGAGTCTCTATTAGTTGTTATTTCCATAACAAACAAATGTATATCTTCTGAGTCATGGAGCCGACCATCCATTGAGGATGTCCTTTGGAACCTTCAGTATGCATCTCAAATTCAGGCAACACCTGATGGGGATCAGAGAATTTGA